In one window of Carcharodon carcharias isolate sCarCar2 chromosome 14, sCarCar2.pri, whole genome shotgun sequence DNA:
- the gss gene encoding glutathione synthetase gives MFDRGTDHSPSLKQIEINTIAASYAGLAERVPDVHRHVLNFWGKSDEAAKILTNNAIKGISEGIAKACQMYGSSEAVVLFLVEKVSRNIFDQRCLEMELWNKNIRVIRRQTLDVYERGALDDEKRLFVDGYEVAVVYFRTGYNPEDYHDAECWDARLLIERSKAIKCPDIATQLVGTKKVQQEIARSGVVEKYLSECPKSAERIRATFVGLYSIDEGPEGDEIITKAMEDPESFVLKPQREGGGNNIFGEELKQLLGNIKDGPKRSAYILMDRIKPQTVKNYLLHPGSALKLSECVVELGVFGVYISKCRKMIMNESPGHLLRTKSTEFADGGVSAGVAVLDTPYLT, from the exons ATGTTTGACAGAGGAACTGATCACAGCCCTTCCTTGAAACAAATCGAAATTAATACCATTGCTGCTAGTTACGCAGGGCTAGCTGAGCGGGTCCCAGATGTACATCG GCATGTCCTGAACTTCTGGGGAAAATCTGATGAAGCAGCTAAGATCTTAACTAACAATGCAATAAAAGGAATTTCTGAAGGAATTGCAAAAGCCTGTCAAATGTATGGGTCATCAGA GGCAGTGGTTCTCTTCCTGGTTGAAAAAGTCTCAAGGAATATCTTTGACCAACGCTGCTTGGAAATGGAGCTGTGGAATAA AAATATTCGTGTAATAAGGAGACAGACCCTGGACGTTTACGAGAGAGGGGCTTTGGATGATGAGAAAAGACTTTTCGT AGATGGGTATGAAGTCGCAGTTGTTTACTTTCGCACCGGATACAATCCAGAGGATTACCACGATGCAGAG TGCTGGGATGCACGATTGTTGATTGAGCGTTCCAAAGCAATTAAATGTCCGGATATTGCCACTCAACTTGTGGGAACCAAGAAAGTACAACAGGAGATTGCACGCAGCGGAGTGGTGGAGAAGTACTTATCCGAGTGCCCAAAGTCCGCTGAACGAATCCGTGCTACTTTTGTTGGCCTGTACAGCATCGATGAG GGTCCAGAGGGCGATGAAATAATAACGAAAGCAATGGAAGATCCCGAAAGCTTTGTGCTGAaaccacagagagagggaggag GAAACAACATTTTTGGAGAAGAGCTCAAGCAGCTTCTTGGAAACATTAAGGATGGACCAAAGAGATCAGCCTATATCCTGATGGACAGGATCAAACCACAGACAGTGAAGAATTACTTACTGCACCCAGGATCGGCTTTGAAGCTGTCAGAGTGTGTGGTCGAGTTGGGAGTGTTTGGAGTCTACATCAG TAAGTGTCGGAAGATGATCATGAATGAAAGCCCTGGCCATCTGCTTCGTACAAAGAGCACGGAGTTTGCAGACGGAGGAGTGTCTGCTGGTGTGGCAGTCCTGGATACGCCCTATCTTACCTAA